In Prescottella soli, a genomic segment contains:
- a CDS encoding vWA domain-containing protein, with the protein MTVPSAALLRGVDLAAFAVALVTRARAAGVAVSASGAARLTEALRVLPPTGRSRLYWTARVTLVGRRGDLERFDAVFASVFDEAVLPLDPAARASAPPARVERRGPDDAAVAARSSGDRVAPPWVTRDADVAGLEETDDAEAIGVPLRLPSPLEAIADQSFGEFRDEDLRLLGRWLEQAQLHWPTRRSRRREPHRHGRVDLRASMRRARGTGFEPIRLVRCRPRVRRRRIVLVCDVSRSMRGYADVYLHLMRAAVVRGTGHDAEVFAFSTRLTRLTPVLEHRSADVAVARANERVVDRFGGTHIAGSLAALLSSSHGTVLRGAVVIIASDGWDSDPPADLARAVARIRRRAHRLVWVNPRAATPGFEPVAGSMAAALPFCDDFLSAHSVATLGEMLTIVGRGARVPEGPDWVRPESDALS; encoded by the coding sequence GTGACCGTCCCGTCCGCCGCGCTGCTGCGCGGCGTCGACCTCGCGGCATTCGCGGTCGCGCTCGTCACGCGGGCACGGGCGGCCGGGGTGGCGGTCTCGGCCAGCGGCGCGGCCCGCCTCACCGAGGCGCTGCGGGTGCTGCCCCCGACCGGGCGGAGCCGGCTGTACTGGACGGCCCGCGTCACCCTCGTCGGCCGCCGCGGCGACCTCGAGCGGTTCGACGCGGTGTTCGCGTCGGTGTTCGACGAGGCGGTGCTGCCGCTCGACCCGGCCGCCCGGGCGTCGGCCCCGCCGGCGCGCGTCGAGCGCCGCGGACCCGACGACGCGGCCGTGGCGGCGCGATCGTCAGGGGATCGGGTGGCCCCGCCGTGGGTGACGCGGGACGCGGACGTCGCCGGGCTGGAGGAGACGGACGACGCCGAGGCGATCGGCGTCCCGCTGCGGCTGCCCAGCCCGCTCGAGGCGATCGCCGACCAGTCGTTCGGGGAGTTCCGCGACGAGGACCTGCGGCTGCTGGGACGGTGGCTCGAGCAGGCCCAGCTGCACTGGCCGACTCGGCGCAGCCGCCGCCGCGAACCCCACCGGCACGGGCGGGTGGATCTGCGCGCCAGCATGCGGCGGGCGCGGGGGACCGGATTCGAACCGATCCGGCTGGTCCGGTGCCGGCCGCGGGTGCGACGGCGGCGGATCGTCTTGGTGTGCGACGTGAGTCGCTCGATGCGCGGCTACGCGGACGTCTATCTGCACCTCATGCGTGCCGCCGTGGTCCGTGGAACCGGCCACGACGCGGAGGTGTTCGCGTTCTCCACCCGGCTGACGCGGCTGACCCCGGTGCTCGAACATCGCAGCGCCGACGTCGCGGTGGCCCGAGCCAACGAGCGGGTCGTGGACCGATTCGGCGGCACCCACATCGCGGGCAGCCTCGCGGCGCTGTTGTCCTCGTCACACGGCACCGTGCTGCGCGGCGCCGTGGTGATCATCGCGTCCGACGGCTGGGACAGCGATCCGCCGGCCGACCTCGCCCGCGCGGTCGCGCGTATCCGTCGCCGGGCCCACCGGCTGGTGTGGGTCAATCCTCGCGCGGCCACACCGGGTTTCGAACCGGTCGCCGGGTCGATGGCGGCGGCGCTGCCCTTCTGCGACGACTTCCTGTCCGCCCACTCGGTCGCGACGCTCGGCGAGATGCTGACGATCGTCGGTCGCGGCGCCCGCGTCCCGGAGGGCCCGGACTGGGTGAGGCCTGAGTCCGACGCGTTGTCGTAG